One window of Catonella massiliensis genomic DNA carries:
- the tsaD gene encoding tRNA (adenosine(37)-N6)-threonylcarbamoyltransferase complex transferase subunit TsaD has protein sequence MNILAIESSCDETAAAVVQDGRKVLSNIISSQIEIHKLYGGVVPEIASRKHIEKVIQVVDEALKEASLTMNEIDAVAVTYGPGLVGALLVGVSAAKSIAFAHNKPLIGVHHIEGHISANYIENEELEPPFLCLVVSGGHTNLVIVKDYGEYEVLGKTRDDAAGEAFDKVARAIGLGYPGGPKIQKISEEGNKAAIAFPRAKVADSPFDFSFSGLKSSVLNYINSCEMKGEEINKADIAASFQEAVVDVLVSHTIEGAKQLGFKKIAMAGGVASNTVLREEMKEACERRGFMFYHPSPILCTDNAAMIGAAAYYDYKKGLISDLTLNAVPSLKLGQK, from the coding sequence ATGAATATATTAGCGATTGAATCATCCTGTGACGAGACAGCTGCGGCTGTAGTACAGGATGGAAGGAAGGTGCTTTCAAATATTATTTCGTCTCAGATCGAGATACATAAGCTGTACGGTGGTGTTGTGCCTGAAATTGCATCAAGAAAGCATATAGAAAAGGTGATTCAGGTAGTGGATGAGGCACTTAAAGAAGCTTCGCTTACAATGAATGAAATAGATGCTGTTGCGGTCACTTATGGTCCCGGTTTGGTGGGAGCTCTTTTGGTTGGAGTATCGGCTGCAAAGTCCATAGCTTTTGCTCATAACAAGCCTCTTATTGGAGTACATCATATCGAAGGGCATATATCTGCCAATTACATAGAAAATGAGGAGCTTGAACCGCCCTTTTTATGCCTTGTTGTATCGGGAGGTCACACCAATCTGGTTATAGTTAAAGACTACGGAGAATATGAAGTTCTTGGTAAAACAAGGGATGATGCAGCGGGAGAGGCATTTGACAAGGTTGCAAGGGCGATAGGGCTTGGTTATCCGGGAGGTCCTAAGATTCAAAAAATATCTGAAGAAGGTAATAAAGCTGCTATAGCTTTCCCTAGAGCTAAGGTGGCAGACAGCCCATTTGACTTTAGTTTCAGCGGGCTAAAGTCTTCTGTTCTAAATTATATCAATTCCTGTGAAATGAAGGGCGAGGAAATAAACAAAGCTGACATAGCTGCATCCTTCCAGGAGGCTGTAGTAGATGTACTTGTAAGTCATACAATAGAAGGTGCGAAACAGCTTGGTTTTAAGAAGATTGCCATGGCGGGTGGAGTTGCTTCTAACACAGTGCTAAGAGAAGAGATGAAAGAGGCTTGTGAAAGAAGGGGCTTTATGTTCTATCATCCTTCACCGATATTGTGTACTGACAATGCTGCAATGATAGGGGCGGCTGCTTACTATGACTACAAAAAGGGACTGATTTCGGACCTGACATTAAACGCAGTCCCAAGCCTTAAGCTGGGACAAAAATAG
- a CDS encoding DUF6715 family protein, which produces MYKKTQNPVVVGIVMALLAIFIIGGFFLVRSIGLKNLELKKSKTEVEKLMELNLDDNYPGNAREVLKIYNRILKCCYNEELTDEQIKKLAEQNQKLFDEQLLEKNPLDQYVEKLKKDIEDYKSKKTTIANIAIQDLAEAEREERGGYKFCNLLVSYIVKDTKGLKTTNEKYYLREDDKGRWKILFWELTYKTF; this is translated from the coding sequence ATGTACAAAAAAACGCAAAATCCGGTTGTAGTTGGTATAGTTATGGCTCTTCTTGCTATATTTATAATCGGCGGCTTCTTTCTTGTAAGAAGCATTGGACTTAAGAATCTGGAGTTAAAAAAGAGTAAAACAGAAGTAGAGAAGCTTATGGAGCTTAACCTAGATGATAATTATCCGGGAAACGCCAGAGAGGTACTCAAAATATATAACAGAATTTTGAAATGCTGCTATAATGAAGAGCTTACTGATGAGCAGATTAAAAAGCTTGCAGAGCAGAATCAAAAACTCTTCGATGAACAGCTGCTTGAAAAGAATCCTCTTGATCAGTACGTTGAAAAGCTTAAAAAAGACATTGAAGACTATAAGAGTAAGAAGACCACGATAGCCAATATTGCTATTCAAGATCTCGCTGAGGCTGAAAGAGAAGAGCGAGGAGGCTATAAGTTCTGCAATCTTTTAGTGTCCTATATAGTTAAAGATACCAAAGGGCTTAAGACCACCAATGAGAAATACTATTTAAGAGAAGATGATAAAGGAAGATGGAAGATTCTCTTTTGGGAATTGACTTACAAGACTTTTTAG
- a CDS encoding ribonuclease Z, whose translation MLDICLLGTGGMMPLPNRFLTSLLARYNGNSVLIDCGEGTQVAVKKKGWSVNPIGLICITHFHGDHVAGIPGLLLSIGNSGRTEPITILGPKGIERVIKSLCIIAQELPFDVNFVEIEGDGGNFEFFGMKIEAFKLKHNVICYGYNIIVDRAGRFLPEKAKENEVPLKCWNRLQKGETVEYEGKTYTPDMVMGGERKGLKVTYCTDTRPVPIIAEMAADADLFICEGMYGDLESVNKAKEKKHMTMQEACELAQIAKPKKMWLTHYSPAMAHPEQYIKEVREIFDNVRLGKDGKSIDLMFVDEE comes from the coding sequence ATGCTGGATATATGTTTATTAGGTACGGGTGGGATGATGCCTTTACCTAACAGGTTCCTCACCTCACTGCTTGCCAGATACAATGGAAACAGCGTGCTTATAGACTGTGGTGAGGGAACTCAGGTTGCCGTTAAAAAGAAGGGATGGAGTGTAAATCCCATAGGTCTTATATGTATAACTCATTTTCATGGTGACCATGTTGCCGGGATTCCGGGACTTTTACTATCCATTGGCAATTCAGGAAGAACAGAGCCTATTACAATTTTAGGCCCAAAAGGAATAGAGAGGGTTATAAAGTCTTTATGCATAATTGCGCAAGAACTTCCCTTTGATGTTAACTTTGTCGAGATTGAGGGAGATGGCGGTAATTTCGAGTTTTTTGGAATGAAGATTGAAGCCTTTAAGCTAAAGCATAATGTGATTTGCTATGGATATAATATAATAGTAGATAGAGCGGGCAGATTTTTACCTGAAAAGGCAAAAGAAAATGAGGTTCCTCTAAAATGTTGGAACAGACTTCAAAAAGGTGAAACAGTTGAATATGAAGGAAAAACCTATACACCCGATATGGTTATGGGAGGAGAAAGGAAGGGGCTTAAGGTTACCTACTGTACCGATACAAGACCTGTACCTATTATTGCAGAAATGGCTGCAGATGCCGATTTATTTATATGTGAGGGCATGTATGGTGATTTGGAGTCTGTAAATAAGGCAAAAGAAAAGAAACATATGACCATGCAGGAGGCTTGCGAACTTGCCCAAATTGCCAAGCCTAAAAAAATGTGGCTTACGCATTACAGTCCTGCTATGGCACATCCTGAGCAGTATATCAAAGAGGTAAGAGAAATCTTTGATAATGTAAGACTTGGAAAAGATGGTAAAAGTATAGATTTGATGTTTGTTGATGAGGAGTAA
- the rimI gene encoding ribosomal protein S18-alanine N-acetyltransferase, whose product MDVFDIVELKPEHCKEVAEIEKTIFSLPWSLQSFRECVEGEDKHYFCAIENGEVIGYCGYWGVLDEAEICNVAVRADARKRGVGKALLNRLIEYGKSDKRTKFLLDVRVGNEAAISLYKKLGFKEDGIRPNFYDEPKEDALLMSLTI is encoded by the coding sequence ATGGATGTATTTGATATAGTAGAGTTAAAGCCGGAACATTGTAAAGAAGTGGCTGAGATTGAAAAAACGATATTTTCACTGCCCTGGTCTCTGCAGTCATTTAGGGAATGTGTAGAAGGTGAAGATAAACACTATTTCTGTGCTATCGAAAATGGAGAGGTAATAGGATATTGCGGCTACTGGGGAGTGCTTGATGAGGCTGAAATCTGCAATGTTGCAGTAAGAGCAGATGCCAGAAAAAGAGGAGTTGGCAAGGCTTTGCTTAATAGACTTATTGAATATGGGAAATCAGATAAAAGAACAAAATTTTTATTAGATGTAAGAGTAGGAAATGAGGCTGCAATCAGCCTGTACAAGAAGCTTGGGTTTAAGGAAGACGGAATCCGCCCGAACTTTTATGATGAACCTAAGGAAGATGCCTTGCTTATGTCGCTTACAATCTGA
- the tsaB gene encoding tRNA (adenosine(37)-N6)-threonylcarbamoyltransferase complex dimerization subunit type 1 TsaB: MKVLGMDTSGLVASVAIVDDETLVAEYTVEHKKTHSTTLMPMLSEIVRMSELDLKEIDAFAIAAGPGSFTGLRIGSATVKGLAYSLNKPIIPVPTLAALAYNVQFFDGIICPIMDARREQVYNGLYTFKNGEFTELKQQRALAVEELLAELNNEFAGEKIVFLGDGVPVYKRNIEEGLVNPHFFAPANISKQNAGSVAVLGKMYYNRGVMETAKSHEPVYLRLSQAERERNEKETGIKK, from the coding sequence ATGAAAGTTTTAGGTATGGATACTTCAGGCTTAGTGGCATCAGTTGCAATAGTTGATGACGAGACTCTAGTGGCTGAATACACTGTTGAGCATAAAAAGACACATTCTACTACTCTTATGCCCATGCTTAGTGAGATAGTTAGAATGTCTGAGCTTGACCTTAAGGAAATAGACGCATTTGCCATAGCTGCGGGACCCGGTTCATTTACAGGGCTTAGAATAGGCTCTGCCACTGTAAAGGGGCTTGCCTATAGTCTAAATAAGCCTATTATTCCAGTGCCTACCCTTGCCGCCCTTGCCTACAATGTGCAGTTTTTTGACGGAATAATCTGCCCTATTATGGATGCAAGAAGAGAACAGGTCTATAATGGACTTTATACATTTAAGAATGGCGAGTTTACTGAGTTGAAACAGCAGAGAGCTTTGGCTGTGGAAGAGCTTTTAGCCGAGCTTAACAATGAATTTGCAGGAGAAAAAATAGTTTTCCTTGGAGACGGGGTGCCTGTATATAAGCGTAATATTGAAGAAGGGCTTGTAAACCCTCATTTCTTCGCCCCTGCCAATATTTCAAAACAAAATGCAGGAAGTGTGGCAGTTTTAGGAAAAATGTATTATAATAGAGGTGTTATGGAAACTGCAAAAAGCCATGAGCCTGTCTATCTTAGACTTTCTCAGGCTGAGCGTGAAAGAAATGAAAAAGAAACAGGAATTAAAAAATAA
- the tsaE gene encoding tRNA (adenosine(37)-N6)-threonylcarbamoyltransferase complex ATPase subunit type 1 TsaE: MTIYESNSEEETFDIGKKLGEKADKGEIICLEGDLGVGKTVFTKGFAVGLLIEDNIDSPTFTIVQEYTQGRLPLYHFDVYRIGDISEMDEIGYEDYFYGDGVCLIEWASRIEELIPKSAIHIRIEKDLAKGFEYRRVVVEE; encoded by the coding sequence ATGACCATTTACGAGAGTAATTCAGAGGAAGAGACATTTGATATAGGTAAGAAACTTGGAGAAAAGGCAGATAAGGGTGAAATTATCTGCCTTGAAGGCGACCTTGGAGTTGGTAAGACCGTATTTACCAAGGGTTTTGCTGTGGGACTTTTGATAGAGGATAATATTGACAGCCCCACCTTTACCATAGTTCAGGAATATACACAGGGAAGGCTTCCTCTATATCATTTTGATGTATACCGTATAGGAGATATATCTGAAATGGATGAAATAGGCTATGAGGACTATTTCTACGGAGACGGAGTCTGCCTCATCGAATGGGCTTCAAGGATAGAAGAACTCATTCCCAAATCAGCAATACACATAAGAATAGAAAAAGATTTGGCAAAAGGCTTTGAATATAGAAGGGTAGTGGTAGAAGAATGA
- a CDS encoding Tex family protein: MDIAKKIAEELGIKTEQVNAVIKLIEEGNTIPFIARYRKEQHGALNDEVLRNLDERLRYLNNLEERKTQVIGLIEEQGKLTDELRQAIEAAEALVTVEDLYRPYKQKRRTRATIAKEAGLSGLAIIISLQQTDKPLEEEALNYLNEEKGITDAQSAIKGAMDIIAEEISDNAEYRKYIRNITFDKGNVVSEAKDKEAQSVYETYYSFSEPVKKITGYRILAINRGEAEKVLTVKIEAPVDEILLYLCRKVIIRDNKYTTEVLKETVADSYTRLIAPSIENDIRSELTENAEDGAIKVFGKNLTQLLMQPPITGKRVLGWDPAFRTGCKLAVVDETGKVLYTTVVYPTEPQNKVAETKKIVADLVKKYGISLISVGNGTASRESEMIISDMIKELHLPVSYVIVNEAGASVYSASKLATEEFPEFDVGQRSAASIARRLQDPLAELVKIEPKAIGVGQYQHDMNKKKLEEALGAVVEDCVNRVGVDLNTASAPLLSYVSGINGTIAKNIVNYREENGKFKNRKELLKVSKLGPKAFLQCAGFMRIMDGDNPLDSSSVHPESYKAAEELLSALGYDLSALRGGIKGITVEIKKHPDLTAKVDVGELTLKDIISELEKPGRDPRADLPAPILRTDVLDMKDLKEGMVMKGTVRNVIDFGAFVDIGVHQDGLVHISELSDKKFVKHPLEVVSVGDIVDVKVIGVDIPKKRISLSIKQAKG; this comes from the coding sequence ATGGACATAGCAAAAAAGATTGCGGAAGAACTCGGTATTAAGACGGAACAGGTAAATGCAGTTATCAAGCTTATAGAAGAAGGGAATACCATTCCTTTTATTGCGAGATACAGAAAAGAACAGCATGGAGCACTTAATGATGAGGTGCTCCGTAATCTTGATGAGAGGCTTAGATATCTGAACAACCTTGAAGAGAGGAAAACTCAGGTTATAGGTCTTATAGAAGAACAGGGAAAGCTTACTGATGAGCTAAGACAGGCTATAGAGGCAGCAGAAGCCTTGGTTACTGTAGAAGATTTGTACAGACCGTACAAGCAAAAGAGAAGAACCAGAGCAACTATAGCAAAAGAAGCAGGCCTTTCAGGACTTGCCATCATTATTTCCTTACAGCAGACAGACAAACCACTTGAAGAAGAGGCACTTAACTACCTCAATGAAGAAAAGGGCATAACAGATGCCCAGTCTGCTATCAAGGGCGCTATGGACATAATTGCGGAAGAAATCTCAGACAATGCAGAGTATAGAAAGTACATCAGAAATATAACCTTTGATAAGGGAAATGTAGTTTCAGAGGCAAAAGATAAGGAAGCGCAGTCCGTCTATGAGACCTATTACAGCTTTAGTGAGCCTGTAAAGAAGATAACAGGATATAGAATACTTGCGATTAATCGAGGCGAAGCTGAAAAGGTATTGACGGTAAAAATCGAGGCTCCTGTAGATGAGATACTCCTCTACTTATGTAGAAAAGTTATAATCAGAGATAATAAATATACTACTGAAGTCTTAAAGGAGACAGTAGCCGATTCTTATACAAGGCTTATAGCTCCATCAATTGAAAATGATATAAGGTCGGAGCTTACGGAAAATGCTGAAGACGGAGCTATCAAGGTGTTTGGAAAGAACCTTACCCAGCTTCTTATGCAGCCTCCAATCACAGGAAAGCGAGTGCTGGGCTGGGATCCTGCGTTTAGAACCGGATGTAAGCTTGCTGTAGTGGATGAGACAGGTAAGGTGCTCTATACTACAGTTGTCTACCCTACAGAGCCACAGAATAAGGTGGCTGAGACCAAGAAGATAGTGGCTGATTTAGTTAAGAAATACGGAATTTCACTGATATCTGTAGGCAATGGTACTGCCTCCAGAGAGTCTGAAATGATAATTTCAGATATGATTAAAGAGCTTCATCTTCCTGTATCCTATGTTATAGTAAATGAAGCAGGAGCTTCTGTTTATTCAGCAAGTAAGCTGGCTACGGAGGAGTTCCCGGAGTTCGATGTGGGACAGAGAAGTGCAGCTTCCATAGCAAGAAGGCTACAGGACCCTCTTGCTGAGCTGGTTAAGATAGAGCCTAAGGCTATAGGCGTTGGACAGTATCAACATGATATGAATAAAAAGAAGCTTGAAGAAGCCCTTGGCGCAGTGGTAGAAGACTGTGTAAACAGAGTGGGAGTCGACTTAAATACTGCTTCAGCTCCGCTTCTTTCCTATGTTTCAGGAATCAATGGAACTATAGCAAAAAACATTGTTAACTACAGAGAAGAAAACGGTAAATTCAAGAATAGAAAAGAACTATTGAAGGTTTCTAAGCTTGGACCAAAGGCATTCTTACAATGTGCAGGCTTTATGAGAATAATGGATGGAGACAACCCTCTTGACTCAAGCAGTGTTCATCCTGAGTCCTATAAGGCAGCAGAAGAGCTCCTTTCTGCGCTTGGCTATGATCTTTCTGCACTTAGAGGCGGAATTAAGGGCATAACCGTCGAGATTAAGAAGCATCCTGACTTAACAGCCAAGGTAGACGTAGGTGAGCTTACTCTTAAGGATATTATAAGTGAGCTTGAAAAGCCGGGAAGAGACCCTAGAGCAGACCTTCCTGCCCCTATTCTTAGAACTGATGTCTTAGACATGAAGGATCTTAAAGAGGGTATGGTTATGAAGGGAACTGTCCGCAATGTCATTGATTTTGGCGCTTTTGTAGACATCGGTGTACATCAGGATGGTCTTGTTCACATATCCGAATTATCAGATAAGAAGTTTGTAAAGCACCCGCTTGAAGTGGTGAGTGTTGGTGATATAGTTGATGTAAAAGTTATTGGAGTAGATATTCCTAAGAAGAGGATATCTCTAAGCATTAAACAGGCAAAGGGTTAA
- a CDS encoding aspartate kinase yields the protein MLKVVKFGGSSLANAEQFKKVGEIIKSEKERHYAIPSAPGKRFNADIKVTDLLYKCQEKASRGEDFSEEFEDIKSRYNEIIEGLGIELSLEDEFTLIEKNLKEKAGKDYAASRGEYLNGIIMAKYLDFTFVDAATVLFFDKDGNFDSEKTNEILAKKLKKIEYAVIPGFYGAMPDGTIKTFSRGGSDITGAIVARAVKADVYENWTDVSGFLVADPRIIYDPKPIDIITYKELRELSYMGASVLHEDSIFPVRKAGIPVNIKNTNAPEDPGSWIVESTGQKSKYVITGIAGRKGFSAINIDKDMMNVEIGFGRKVLQAFEENDISFEHMPSGIDTMTLFVEEKVFEPKEQLVVSAIHKLAEPDSIDIESGIALIAVVGRGMKSVRGTAGRIFAALAHARINVRMIDQGSSELNIIIGVDNDDFELAIKAIYDIFVEVQL from the coding sequence TTGTTAAAGGTAGTAAAATTTGGCGGAAGTTCGCTTGCAAATGCAGAACAGTTTAAGAAGGTTGGAGAGATAATCAAGTCTGAGAAGGAGAGGCATTATGCCATACCTTCAGCACCCGGCAAGAGGTTCAATGCTGATATAAAGGTGACAGATTTACTGTATAAATGTCAGGAGAAGGCTTCTCGTGGGGAGGACTTTTCTGAAGAATTTGAAGATATTAAGTCAAGATACAACGAAATCATAGAAGGACTTGGCATAGAGCTTTCTCTCGAGGATGAGTTCACCCTTATCGAGAAAAACCTTAAGGAAAAGGCAGGAAAGGATTATGCGGCTTCCAGAGGCGAATACTTAAATGGTATTATTATGGCAAAATACCTCGACTTCACCTTCGTGGATGCTGCTACTGTCCTCTTCTTTGACAAAGACGGCAACTTTGACTCTGAAAAGACAAACGAGATACTTGCAAAGAAGCTTAAGAAGATAGAATATGCTGTCATTCCGGGCTTTTATGGCGCTATGCCTGATGGAACTATAAAGACATTTTCAAGAGGAGGATCCGATATCACAGGTGCGATAGTAGCAAGAGCTGTGAAAGCTGATGTATATGAGAACTGGACAGATGTGTCGGGTTTTCTTGTTGCAGACCCAAGAATTATTTACGATCCAAAACCAATTGACATTATTACCTATAAAGAGCTTCGAGAGCTTTCCTATATGGGAGCATCAGTCCTCCACGAGGATTCCATCTTCCCTGTCAGAAAGGCAGGCATCCCTGTAAATATCAAGAATACCAACGCTCCTGAAGATCCGGGAAGCTGGATAGTTGAAAGCACAGGACAGAAGTCAAAGTATGTCATCACAGGTATTGCGGGAAGAAAGGGATTTTCAGCCATTAATATCGATAAAGACATGATGAATGTGGAGATAGGATTTGGCAGAAAGGTGCTTCAGGCATTTGAAGAAAATGATATTTCTTTTGAGCATATGCCATCAGGTATCGATACAATGACTCTTTTTGTAGAGGAAAAGGTATTCGAGCCAAAAGAACAGTTGGTTGTATCTGCTATTCACAAGCTTGCTGAGCCTGACTCCATAGATATTGAATCAGGCATCGCCCTCATTGCTGTAGTAGGAAGAGGCATGAAGTCTGTAAGGGGTACAGCGGGAAGAATATTTGCTGCCCTTGCCCATGCCCGCATCAATGTAAGAATGATAGATCAGGGCTCAAGTGAGCTTAATATAATAATCGGAGTAGACAATGATGACTTCGAGCTTGCGATTAAAGCAATATACGATATCTTTGTAGAAGTTCAACTATGA
- a CDS encoding homoserine dehydrogenase: MVNVGIIGYGTVGSGVFEVINTNRQSIAIKAGEEIKVKRICDLRDMPGDPAEKLITHDFNDILNDDEISVVVETMGGTKPAYDFVKLAIEAGKSVCTSNKELVAKYGAGLIKLAKEKNVNFLFEASVGGGIPVIRPLNYSLTAEEIIEIQGILNGTTNYILTKMDKEGLDYDTVLKEAQAMGYAERNPSADVDGYDSGRKIAILTSLAYGKQVDFEDIPVEGISRITKEDMEYAKSLDATIKLIGESKKDGGVVYARVAPVMLSRNQPLHSVEDVFNAVLIKGNMVDDVMFYGRGAGKLPTASAVVADVVEAVRNKDRHLDINWDEEKLTLGDIRQYKQKFFVRVPESEKEAAKQKISGIEEVKSDKVVGEFAFITSPLTEAEFEELTGDLSVKNKIIINF, encoded by the coding sequence ATGGTAAATGTAGGAATTATAGGATATGGAACTGTAGGCTCGGGAGTTTTTGAGGTTATTAATACAAACAGACAAAGTATAGCAATAAAGGCAGGAGAAGAGATTAAGGTCAAGAGAATCTGCGATCTTAGAGATATGCCTGGAGATCCTGCTGAGAAGCTAATTACTCACGATTTTAACGATATCTTAAATGATGATGAGATTTCTGTTGTAGTAGAGACCATGGGTGGGACCAAGCCTGCTTATGATTTTGTAAAGTTAGCTATTGAAGCAGGAAAGAGTGTGTGTACTTCTAACAAGGAGCTTGTGGCAAAGTATGGTGCAGGACTAATTAAGCTTGCAAAGGAGAAAAATGTCAACTTCTTATTTGAAGCCAGCGTAGGAGGAGGTATACCCGTAATAAGACCTCTTAATTATTCTCTTACAGCAGAGGAAATAATTGAAATTCAGGGTATACTTAACGGAACCACCAACTATATCCTCACCAAGATGGATAAAGAAGGGCTTGACTATGACACAGTCTTAAAAGAGGCGCAGGCTATGGGCTATGCTGAGAGAAATCCAAGTGCGGATGTGGATGGATACGACAGCGGTAGAAAGATAGCCATCCTTACTTCTCTTGCCTACGGCAAGCAGGTTGACTTTGAAGACATCCCTGTAGAGGGCATATCGAGAATAACCAAGGAAGATATGGAGTATGCCAAGTCCTTAGATGCTACTATCAAGCTAATAGGCGAAAGCAAGAAGGACGGTGGAGTAGTGTATGCAAGAGTTGCTCCTGTAATGCTAAGCAGGAATCAGCCTCTTCATAGCGTAGAAGATGTCTTTAATGCCGTTTTAATAAAGGGAAACATGGTTGATGATGTTATGTTCTACGGCAGGGGAGCGGGCAAACTTCCTACTGCAAGTGCTGTTGTTGCAGATGTGGTGGAAGCAGTTAGAAATAAGGACAGACACCTTGATATCAACTGGGATGAAGAAAAGCTTACTCTTGGTGACATCAGGCAGTATAAGCAGAAGTTCTTTGTAAGAGTTCCTGAGAGTGAGAAAGAGGCTGCAAAGCAGAAGATATCAGGAATTGAAGAAGTAAAATCTGATAAGGTAGTGGGAGAATTTGCCTTCATCACCTCGCCTTTAACTGAGGCTGAATTCGAAGAGCTAACCGGAGATTTAAGTGTAAAAAATAAAATAATAATTAATTTTTAA
- a CDS encoding ACT domain-containing protein, whose translation MGKDKLYLVSERALPEVLLQVVEAKKLLETKKVMTVGEAAEAVGISRSSFYKYKDEINYFHEDARGKTISFLLEMEDRQGLLSEVLKEVARYGVNILTIHQSIPVNGLASLSLSLQILNGLTDVTDMVASVEAIDGIRRMKILARE comes from the coding sequence ATGGGAAAAGATAAACTCTATTTAGTTTCAGAAAGGGCTTTACCTGAGGTTTTATTACAGGTGGTTGAAGCAAAGAAGCTGCTTGAGACAAAAAAGGTGATGACCGTAGGTGAGGCAGCGGAGGCTGTAGGCATAAGCAGAAGTTCGTTTTATAAGTACAAAGATGAAATTAACTACTTTCATGAAGATGCAAGAGGAAAGACAATCTCATTTTTGCTTGAAATGGAGGATAGACAGGGACTGCTCTCAGAAGTGCTTAAGGAGGTAGCCCGTTATGGAGTAAACATACTGACTATCCACCAAAGTATACCGGTTAACGGCTTGGCTTCTTTGTCACTGAGCTTGCAGATTCTTAACGGACTGACTGATGTTACTGATATGGTGGCAAGCGTAGAAGCAATTGACGGAATTAGAAGAATGAAAATACTCGCAAGAGAATAA
- the prfB gene encoding peptide chain release factor 2 (programmed frameshift) — MVELDQFKVTLNSYAEPLVEVRDSLDLTSKKMRLEELNRLISEPGFWDDAEKANATMAEISGLKNNIEGFDELQGLFDDIGALIEMAEEENDASMISEIGDELERFKTEFDALRISTLLSGPYDKDNAIITLHAGAGGTEACDWTSILMRAYTRWAESKGYKTEVIDYLAGEEAGVKSCTIEITGTNAYGYLKSEHGVHRLVRISPFNAAGKRQTSFVSCDVMPDIEDDIDIEIKDDDIRIDTFRSSGAGGQHINKTSSAIRITHFPSGIVVSCQNERSQFQNKAKAMQMLKAKLYMLKQQENEAKEAGIRGEQKDIAWGSQIRSYVLQPYTMVKDHRTNVEIGNAQAVLDGYFDPFINAYLKWKSIKKED, encoded by the exons GTGGTAGAGTTAGACCAGTTCAAAGTTACATTAAACTCTTATGCAGAGCCATTAGTCGAAGTGAGGGATTCACTT GACTTAACGAGCAAGAAGATGAGGCTCGAGGAGTTAAACAGACTCATATCCGAACCGGGATTTTGGGATGATGCCGAGAAGGCAAATGCTACTATGGCTGAAATATCAGGTTTAAAAAATAATATAGAAGGCTTTGACGAGCTGCAGGGGCTCTTTGATGACATAGGTGCACTTATTGAAATGGCAGAAGAAGAAAATGATGCCTCAATGATTTCAGAAATAGGAGACGAACTTGAGAGATTTAAGACAGAGTTTGATGCTCTTAGAATTTCAACCCTGCTAAGCGGTCCTTATGATAAAGATAATGCTATTATCACCTTACATGCGGGTGCAGGCGGTACTGAAGCCTGTGACTGGACAAGCATCCTTATGAGAGCCTACACAAGGTGGGCAGAAAGCAAGGGATATAAGACAGAGGTTATCGACTATCTGGCAGGAGAAGAAGCAGGAGTAAAGTCCTGTACCATTGAAATTACGGGGACTAATGCCTATGGCTACCTAAAGAGTGAGCATGGAGTGCACCGTTTGGTTCGTATTTCACCTTTCAATGCTGCGGGAAAGAGGCAGACCTCCTTTGTATCCTGTGATGTAATGCCGGATATTGAAGATGATATAGATATCGAAATCAAAGATGATGATATAAGGATAGATACCTTCCGCTCAAGCGGTGCAGGTGGACAGCATATCAACAAAACCTCATCTGCGATTAGAATTACACATTTCCCTTCGGGAATAGTAGTAAGCTGCCAGAATGAGCGTTCTCAGTTCCAGAATAAAGCCAAGGCTATGCAGATGTTAAAGGCAAAGCTTTATATGCTTAAACAGCAGGAAAATGAGGCTAAGGAAGCGGGTATCAGAGGAGAGCAAAAAGACATTGCCTGGGGCAGCCAGATTCGTTCCTATGTGCTTCAGCCATATACAATGGTCAAGGATCATAGGACAAATGTAGAAATCGGCAATGCACAGGCGGTTCTTGATGGCTACTTTGATCCTTTTATCAATGCATATCTAAAATGGAAGAGCATTAAAAAAGAAGATTAA